The segment AAGAAAGAGGACTCAAGCAAGTGCACCTGGTAACCTCAGACCATCATCAAGGACTGAAAAATGCTATTGAGAAAGAATTTCAGAGTGCCACCTGGCAGCGGTGCCACGAGTGCCCTGTGGGTAAACGCATTTTTCCCGTAATATGCTGGATAAAACGCCAAAAGCGTTGCA is part of the Tindallia magadiensis genome and harbors:
- a CDS encoding transposase, giving the protein MKKDTAKSLGFNLAPPNPKTAGLTFFQSLKERGLKQVHLVTSDHHQGLKNAIEKEFQSATWQRCHECPVGKRIFPVICWIKRQKRCNQP